The proteins below come from a single Roseiflexus sp. RS-1 genomic window:
- a CDS encoding IS110 family transposase, which produces MASRESLFIGIDVSKQTLDVAFGADPHAPLETIPYTDEGVQLLVTRLQRLQPTLIVLEATGGLERMVFAQLLQAGVPTARVQPRRVRALAHAEGRQAKTDRLDARLLARFAERVRPPHHQATDEQRASLRDLLVRREQVIQMRTAEINRLTAAAPNLRPGIQKHIDWLDQEIRALEQERDNEAERTDEVRRKRELRDSVPGIGAITALNLLLRLPELGTIKRTEAAAVVGVAPYANQSGAQHKPRHISGGRRDVRSVLYMATLAATRRRLVRRAFYQRLCQAGKPRKVAIVAAMRKLLTILGAILRQQKPWDPAVHTSAP; this is translated from the coding sequence ATGGCTTCCCGTGAGTCGCTCTTTATCGGCATTGATGTCTCCAAACAGACGCTGGATGTGGCGTTTGGCGCCGACCCGCACGCGCCACTCGAGACGATACCGTATACCGACGAAGGTGTCCAGCTCCTGGTCACGCGACTCCAGCGCCTGCAGCCGACCCTGATTGTGCTGGAGGCGACCGGCGGGCTGGAGCGCATGGTGTTCGCCCAACTGCTCCAGGCTGGCGTGCCGACGGCGCGGGTGCAGCCACGCCGCGTGCGCGCCCTGGCGCACGCGGAAGGACGCCAGGCGAAGACCGACCGCCTGGATGCCCGGTTGCTCGCCCGCTTTGCCGAACGGGTGCGCCCGCCGCACCACCAAGCGACGGACGAGCAGCGCGCATCCTTGCGCGACCTGCTGGTCCGGCGGGAGCAGGTGATTCAGATGCGGACGGCTGAGATCAATCGGTTGACGGCTGCCGCGCCGAACCTCCGCCCGGGCATCCAGAAGCATATTGATTGGCTGGATCAGGAGATCCGTGCGCTTGAGCAGGAACGCGACAACGAGGCGGAGCGCACCGACGAGGTGCGCCGGAAACGGGAGCTGCGCGACAGCGTGCCCGGCATCGGCGCGATCACCGCACTGAACCTGCTGCTCCGCCTGCCCGAACTGGGGACCATCAAGCGCACGGAAGCGGCGGCCGTTGTGGGCGTTGCGCCGTATGCCAATCAGAGCGGCGCACAGCACAAACCCCGGCATATCTCCGGCGGCAGGAGGGATGTGCGCAGCGTGTTGTACATGGCGACCCTGGCGGCCACGCGGCGCCGTCTGGTCAGGCGCGCCTTCTATCAGCGCCTGTGTCAAGCTGGCAAGCCGCGCAAGGTCGCCATCGTCGCTGCGATGCGCAAGCTGCTGACTATTCTCGGCGCAATATTGCGTCAGCAAAAGCCCTGGGATCCGGCTGTGCATACGAGCGCCCCTTGA
- a CDS encoding CBS domain-containing protein: MTAPTEGFARRALALRAMLCDDSASAGDQALKLLEEYLERLTYRYGYVGDGSLGRYANFLRGRDALDEDLIERIDAYTQVRNCLAHSCGLQTSLDLVAGLIEFIEFLLKRSAPTAEELMTRAVRTIDQTESLAHDLLIRSGYGRLPVLSDDRRIVGLLTERDLVATQALAERANRRFADLTVADVLPPDALDRVVCIAPDTPREDVAEALTRSGVIACPVTPGGLPDKAPPGIITHADVLYRMQGCSRGREPRSRVRRRSRTAA, encoded by the coding sequence ATGACTGCTCCCACCGAGGGTTTTGCGCGCCGGGCGCTGGCGTTGCGTGCCATGCTGTGCGACGACAGCGCCAGCGCAGGCGATCAGGCGCTCAAATTGCTCGAAGAGTATCTCGAACGCCTGACGTACCGCTACGGCTATGTCGGCGATGGAAGCCTGGGGCGCTATGCAAACTTTCTCCGCGGACGAGACGCGCTCGATGAAGACCTTATCGAGCGCATCGACGCTTATACGCAGGTGCGCAACTGTCTGGCGCATTCCTGCGGGTTGCAGACCTCTCTCGATCTGGTTGCCGGGCTGATCGAGTTCATCGAGTTCCTCCTCAAGCGCAGCGCTCCAACCGCCGAAGAGTTGATGACGCGCGCCGTTCGCACTATCGATCAGACGGAGTCGCTGGCGCATGACCTGCTGATTCGCAGCGGCTATGGACGGTTGCCGGTGTTGAGCGATGATCGCCGGATTGTCGGATTGTTGACGGAGCGCGATCTTGTGGCGACACAGGCGCTTGCTGAGCGGGCGAATCGGCGTTTCGCCGATCTGACGGTTGCCGATGTATTGCCGCCAGACGCTCTTGATCGCGTGGTGTGCATTGCGCCAGACACGCCGCGTGAGGATGTGGCGGAAGCGTTGACGCGCAGCGGGGTGATTGCGTGTCCGGTCACGCCGGGCGGTTTGCCCGATAAAGCGCCGCCCGGCATCATCACCCATGCAGATGTGCTCTATCGGATGCAGGGATGCTCGCGGGGAAGGGAACCCAGGAGTCGCGTTCGGCGTCGTAGCCGTACCGCAGCGTAA